DNA from bacterium:
AAATACTCATTATAATCGTTTGTATACATAAAAATTGCCATCCCACATTGTTTTAAGTTATTCATACAAATAGAACCTTTTGCTTTCTCCCTTGCCTGTGATAATACAGGTAATAACATCGCTGCTAAAATCGCAATTATAGCTATTACCACAAGCAATTCAATCAATGTGAACCCTCCGCCACAAGACACAGCGGACGCTGAAATACTCGCTTTTCTTTTTCCAACTCCTTCCTTTTGTAAAGGAAGGTGGGCTCGCCCGTAGGGTCCACAGAATTTCTCTGGGCTACGCCCGAGGGGATGGATTTTAAATCTTCCCTCACCCCTCTTTACTAAAGAGGGGAATATTTTTATTCTTACCATCTTACACCTCCTTCCGCCACAAGACATGGCGGATGCTTAAATACACTTTTTTGTTTTCCATCCACCAAATAGATGGTAGATGCTTAAATACACCCCCTCTTTTTTCCATCTCTTCACTTCTTTAAAATCTCCTCTCACCCCTTCCGCCACAAATCCTGTCGGACAGATACTTTGTTAAAGAGGGGAGTTTTTTTGTTTCTATCTTTTCCTCACCTCCTTTTCTTAATTGTCTAACTTTATTATACACTATAAAAAAATTTTACCAAGAGGCAAATTTTCCTCCCTTTATTTTCTGAATTTAGTCCCACCAGAAAAGAATTCCCAAATTAAATTGTCTACCTTCTTTAAAAATTTTATATCCATCTAATATCTCTCTACTACTAAATCTGTGAGTTATGATATCGGAAATTTTTAAAATTCTTTTTCTTATATAAAAAAGTGTTTGATAAAAGTTTTCTGTATCTATTCCACATGTTGTCTTTATTGTTAATTCTTTTATTTTTATCTGGTCAAGGTCTACTGCACATCTTTCTTTATCAAAATATTGTGCCTGAAATAAAACTTTCCCTCTGTATTTCATAAATTGAACTAATTTATCTGTTGTCTCTGGAAATCCAACTGTATCATATAGGTAGTCAAATCCATCAGGAGCAATTTCTTTTAATTTGTTTTCTAAATTTTCATCATCTATATTAAAAGAAAAAGCAAATTTCTTACTAAATTCAACTCTCTCAGTATCTTTATCTATCAAAACTGGTATTGCATTTTTATAACTTGCAAGTTGAGATGCACATATCCCTAAAATTCCACTTCCTATTATAATAATTTTTTCTTGTGGTTTTATTTCAAGTGCATTTATTCCTCTTGTTGCAACTGATGATAATTGAGTAAAAACATTTGTTTCAAGTTCAAATTTATCTGGAATTTTTGAAGATAGAAACAGGTAGTTTCTCCAATCTCCAATAGAATAGGAAAGATGTGCTCCCCACATACTATAAATTTCTTTTTCTTTCCATTTCCCATCTCCTGCACATCCATATACAACATCTCCTTCTTTGAAATTTTTGACATTTTCTCCTACTTTTTCCACTACTCCTATTCTATGATAACCCGGTACACATGGAAACTTTGTCCCTATATGTTTTCCTTTTAATATCCATCTCTCTGTCCCAGGAGATATTGCTGTTATTATTGTTCTAACACCTATATCATCTTTCCCAATGTCTTCAAGTGTTAATTCCTTTAATTCAATTTCATTTTCTCTTGTAAAAACCACTGCTTTTGTCTTCATTATTCACCTCACATTTCAAAAACAATTTTAAATGCTTTTTTTTCTTTTAATAGTTTGAAACCATATTCAATTTCAGAAAAAGGTAAAACATTGGAATAAAAATACCTCAATTCAATTAAATTCATTCTTAAAAGATAACACAAATAATTGTGTGTTTCACACTCACCAGGGGATTTAAAAATAAATCTATTATCCTCTTTATATTCACCAAATACATCTTCTTCTTCATAACTTGCATAAGGAGCAATACCACCTTTTTCTGATATAACTTCTAAACAATTAACTACCAATTCCTTATTGCCAGTTGTATCAATAACAAAATCAACTCCTTTCCCTTCTGTTATTTCTTTTACTTTTTTTATAAAGTTCTCTTGTTTTGTATTTATTGTCCAATCTGCCCCTAAATTTTTTATATATTCAAGTGTTTTTTGATTTCTGCCAATAATTATTACAGGAAAACAACCTAAAATTTTTGAAAAATAACATAAATTCATACTGACTGCCCCTGAACCAAGAATTAAAATTGATGAATTTAGTTTAACTCCAATGTTAAATAAAAAACCTGCTGTCTCTTTTGCAGTTATAAGCATTGTTGCATCTGCTGGTGAAATTTTTATATCTGATGGTAATTTTAATTGATAAATACAATAGTTATTAAATTCTTTACCTGGATTGTCTTCTTTAAATGCATTTAAATCAGTAATAACTCCATATTCAGCAAAACCACCAAGGGCTGAAAAATATCCATTTGTTTGCTGACCCGCATATACAGCAGTTGGTCTTAAAATTATATCACCTTCTTCTATATATCTTACTTTCTTTCCTTTTTTAATCACTTGCCCAACACTTTCATGTCCAACAATAACTGGATAATTTTTAGCCCAGAACATTTTACTGTTTATTATTTTTAAGTCGGTACCAGAACATGTTGCGCAAGATAGTGTTTTACATAAACATTGATAATCATCTATCTCAGGAATGTCAATTTCTACCAATTTTATATCCCCTCTGCCTTCACTAACAGCAACTTTCATTTTATTTTCCATTTTCTTTTTCCTCCTCTCTGCCTTTTTATTTTTTTCTATGTCTAACTTTACTATACAACATAAGAAAATTTTGTCAAGTCAAGTTCGCCATTTCATTTTGGGCAATTATGAAAACACTTGTAAATAAATGGGTTAAAGAGATTTTAATTTGTTCACTACATTTCACTACATATTTGCAGAAACCCGTATGAAATAAAACATTTTCATTTTTGAGTGGCGAACTTGTCTTGTCAAAAGGTAAATTTTTTCTCATTTTTTATTTTTCAATTTTATTTAAACCTTTTAGTTGAGATTGAATTAATGAAATTTTGTACTTAAAGTCATCTTCATTTAAAAAATTCTCATATGCCTCTGGATGATATCCAAAATCAGGATTCCTTTTAAAAATCTCATAAGCACTTTTTGTAATTTCAAGTTCGTCTTCTAATACCTTTTTTATTTTTATTGTTTCTTCTTTTTTCCCCTTTTTATATTCCCTCAAATTCACATAAAAA
Protein-coding regions in this window:
- a CDS encoding prepilin-type N-terminal cleavage/methylation domain-containing protein; amino-acid sequence: MVRIKIFPSLVKRGEGRFKIHPLGRSPEKFCGPYGRAHLPLQKEGVGKRKASISASAVSCGGGFTLIELLVVIAIIAILAAMLLPVLSQAREKAKGSICMNNLKQCGMAIFMYTNDYNEY
- a CDS encoding zinc-binding dehydrogenase, with the translated sequence MKTKAVVFTRENEIELKELTLEDIGKDDIGVRTIITAISPGTERWILKGKHIGTKFPCVPGYHRIGVVEKVGENVKNFKEGDVVYGCAGDGKWKEKEIYSMWGAHLSYSIGDWRNYLFLSSKIPDKFELETNVFTQLSSVATRGINALEIKPQEKIIIIGSGILGICASQLASYKNAIPVLIDKDTERVEFSKKFAFSFNIDDENLENKLKEIAPDGFDYLYDTVGFPETTDKLVQFMKYRGKVLFQAQYFDKERCAVDLDQIKIKELTIKTTCGIDTENFYQTLFYIRKRILKISDIITHRFSSREILDGYKIFKEGRQFNLGILFWWD
- a CDS encoding zinc-binding dehydrogenase, coding for MENKMKVAVSEGRGDIKLVEIDIPEIDDYQCLCKTLSCATCSGTDLKIINSKMFWAKNYPVIVGHESVGQVIKKGKKVRYIEEGDIILRPTAVYAGQQTNGYFSALGGFAEYGVITDLNAFKEDNPGKEFNNYCIYQLKLPSDIKISPADATMLITAKETAGFLFNIGVKLNSSILILGSGAVSMNLCYFSKILGCFPVIIIGRNQKTLEYIKNLGADWTINTKQENFIKKVKEITEGKGVDFVIDTTGNKELVVNCLEVISEKGGIAPYASYEEEDVFGEYKEDNRFIFKSPGECETHNYLCYLLRMNLIELRYFYSNVLPFSEIEYGFKLLKEKKAFKIVFEM